From one Musa acuminata AAA Group cultivar baxijiao chromosome BXJ2-6, Cavendish_Baxijiao_AAA, whole genome shotgun sequence genomic stretch:
- the LOC135614862 gene encoding aquaporin NIP1-1-like has protein sequence MAREGENANANGRRERSMEEGAAGNGREEGVNPDHGYASSADKGCGLSLSIPFLQKILAEIFGTYFLIFAGCASVTVNLSKGMITFPGICVVWGLAVMVMVYSVGHISGAHFNPAVTIAFATCGRFPWKQVPAYVFAQLLGATLASGTLRLMFGGKHEHFPGTIPAGSDVQSLVLEFIISFYLMFVISGVATDNRAIGELAGLAVGATILLNVLIAGPISGASMNPARTLGPAIVANRWEGIWVYIVGPICGTVVGAWAYNLIRFTNKPLREITKSGSFLKSFRNNST, from the exons ATGGCAAGAGAAGGGGAGAATGCTAACGCGAACGGGAGGCGAGAGAGGTCTATGGAGGAGGGAGCCGCTGGTAATGGGAGAGAAGAGGGCGTCAACCCTGACCATGGATATGCGAGCTCTGCCGACAAAGGTTGTGGGTTGAGCTTATCTATTCCTTTCTTGCAGAAG ATCCTTGCTGAAATATTCGGGACATACTTTCTGATCTTCGCGGGATGTGCTTCGGTCACTGTAAATCTGAGCAAGGGAATGATCACCTTTCCGGGCATCTGCGTCGTGTGGGGGCTCGCCGTCATGGTCATGGTGTACTCCGTCGGCCACATATCCGGTGCCCACTTCAACCCGGCCGTCACGATCGCCTTCGCCACATGCGGGAGGTTCCCATGGAAACAG GTGCCAGCTTACGTTTTTGCTCAGCTTCTGGGCGCGACGCTGGCGAGCGGCACGCTGCGTTTGATGTTCGGGGGGAAGCACGAGCACTTCCCGGGGACGATACCGGCCGGCTCGGACGTGCAGTCGCTTGTTCTCGAGTTCATTATCTCGTTCTACCTGATGTTTGTGATCTCGGGAGTGGCCACCGACAACAGAGCA ATCGGAGAATTGGCGGGGTTAGCAGTCGGAGCTACAATCTTATTGAATGTGCTCATCGCCGG GCCTATCTCGGGAGCATCGATGAACCCGGCGAGGACGCTGGGGCCGGCGATCGTGGCCAACCGGTGGGAGGGGATCTGGGTCTACATCGTGGGTCCCATCTGTGGGACCGTAGTGGGGGCGTGGGCTTACAACCTCATTCGCTTCACCAACAAGCCCCTCCGTGAGATCACCAAGAGCGGCTCCTTCCTCAAGAGCTTCAGGAACAACTCCACCTGA
- the LOC103987834 gene encoding B-box zinc finger protein 23, which yields MKIQCNACEAAEAAVLCCADEAALCWACDERVHAANKVAGKHQRVSLFSDGAVGSGSSTRGVPKCDICQEASGFFFCLEDRALLCRSCDLAIHTANPYVSAHQRFLVTGVRVGLDPTEPVAPAASQQSHSAGRVVVSLSEHLPTGTHLVSSTETNAVSSSQIANQNGGLLVSKAPLYGFSMSETILDWPLDDFFGFPDFNQNFGFTEHSASKADSGRHGSSQGSPTCRSTDDDRNADECLGQVPEFRTVPKIPPPPTASGLSWQRNRHYPASNNTVFVPDICSSYDPNSFDASAGSKRRRRQ from the exons atgaagATTCAGTGTAATGCATGCGAGGCGGCGGAGGCGGCAGTGCTCTGCTGCGCGGACGAGGCGGCGCTCTGCTGGGCCTGCGACGAGAGGGTGCACGCCGCCAACAAGGTTGCCGGGAAGCACCAGAGGGTCTCGCTCTTCTCCGATGGCGCCGTTGGCAGCGGCTCTTCAACCCGCGGCGTCCCCAAGTGCGACATCTGCCAG GAGGCCTCTGGCTTCTTCTTTTGCTTGGAAGACCGTGCGTTGCTTTGCAGGAGTTGTGATCTTGCTATCCACACGGCAAATCCTTATGTGTCTGCTCACCAAAGATTTCTAGTAACAGGGGTGCGAGTAGGCCTTGATCCCACTGAGCCAGTCGCACCTGCTGCAAGCCAGCAGTCGCATTCCGCAGGAAGAGTTGTCGTCTCACTATCCGAACACTTGCCTACAGGTACTCATCTTGTGTCGTCAACTGAGACTAACGCAGTCTCATCCAGCCAAATAGCCAACCAAAATGGGGGTTTATTGGTAAGTAAAGCCCCACTCTATGGATTCAGTATGTCCGAGACTATATTGGATTGGCCTTTGGACGATTTCTTCGGCTTCCCAGATTTCAACCAAAACTTTGGTTTCACGGAGCATAGTGCTTCTAAG GCTGACAGCGGAAGACATGGAAGTTCTCAAGGGTCGCCAACTTGTCGATCCACTGACGATGATCGGAATGCTGACGAATGCTTGGGACAGGTGCCGGAGTTCCGGACGGTACCGAAGATCCCACCCCCTCCCACAGCTTCAGGGCTCAGCTGGCAGAGAAACCGGCATTACCCTGCATCCAACAATACCGTCTTTGTGCCTGACATATGTTCTTCGTACGATCCTAATAGTTTCGACGCATCAGCTGGTTCAAAGCGTCGTCGTCGGCAGTAG
- the LOC135614864 gene encoding agamous-like MADS-box protein MADS1, which translates to MGRGKIEIKRIENTTSRQVTFCKRRNGLLKKAYELSVLCDAEVALVVFSSRGRLFEYANNSVKATIERYKKACSDTAGTGSVPQLNAQHYQQESAKLQQQINHIQSTNRSLMGEGLSSMSLRDMKQLENKLEKGISKIRTKKNELLNAEIEYMQKREMELQNDNVFLRNKITENERAQQQMNSLPSTSEYEILTPFDSTNFLQVLQPAQHYSQHQQAGLQLG; encoded by the exons ATGGGGCGAGGGAAGATCGAGATCAAGAGGATCGAGAACACGACCAGCCGGCAGGTGACCTTCTGCAAGCGCCGCAACGGCCTTCTCAAGAAGGCCTACGAATTGTCCGTCTTGTGCGACGCCGAGGTCGCCCTCGTCGTCTTCTCCAGCCGCGGCCGCCTCTTCGAGTACGCCAACAACAG TGTGAAAGCAACTATTGAAAGGTATAAGAAAGCATGCAGTGATACTGCCGGCACTGGATCTGTCCCGCAGCTTAATGCTCAG CACTACCAGCAAGAATCAGCAAAACTCCAACAGCAAATCAACCACATACAAAGCACCAACAG GAGTTTGATGGGTGAGGGTCTCAGCTCCATGAGCCTCAGAGACATGAAGCAACTCGAGAATAAATTGGAGAAAGGCATAAGCAAAATAAGAACCAAAAAG AACGAGCTGTTGAATGCTGAAATCGAgtacatgcagaaaagg GAAATGGAGCTGCAAAATGACAATGTCTTCCTAAGGAACAag ATAACAGAGAATGAGAGAGCCCAACAACAGATGAACAGTCTGCCTTCAACAAGTGAGTACGAGATCTTGACACCATTTGATTCGACGAACTTCCTGCAAGTTCTGCAACCCGCTCAGCATTATTCCCAGCACCAGCAAGCAGGCCTCCAACTTGG ATGA
- the LOC135613860 gene encoding early nodulin-like protein 4 encodes MGSAVVLVGVLMALMSSCCAYDFYVGGRHGWVKHPCESYNSWAGRNRFRVHDRLIFKYKQGNDSVLVVTEADYYSCNVADPIGCYTDGNSVFQFNRSGPFYFISGAAGHCAHGQKLIVVVLATRNPIPSPPPAPAEPPYWPPPTPSLSPYPSPASAPSTPGNSPSTPLPPRPSSSASDLAVSKVSLGLTLLMALGRLLG; translated from the exons ATGGGGTCGGCTGTTGTTTTGGTGGGAGTTCTGATGGCCCTAATGTCTTCATGCTGCGCTTATGACTTCTACGTTGGTGGAAGACATGGTTGGGTGAAACACCCTTGCGAGAGCTACAACAGCTGGGCTGGGAGGAACCGGTTTCGAGTCCATGACAGGCtca TATTCAAGTACAAGCAAGGGAATGACTCGGTTCTCGTGGTGACCGAAGCTGACTATTACTCATGCAACGTGGCCGATCCCATTGGGTGCTACACCGATGGCAACTCAGTCTTCCAGTTCAACCGCTCAGGCCCCTTCTACTTCATCAGTGGCGCCGCCGGCCATTGTGCGCACGGCCAGAAGCTCATCGTGGTCGTGCTGGCGACCAGAAACCCCATACCCAGTCCGCCGCCAGCACCGGCTGAGCCTCCATACTGGCCACCACCGACGCCGTCTCTATCCCCATACCCATCACCCGCTTCTGCCCCATCGACGCCCGGAAATTCACCATCGACGCCGTTGCCGCCACGGCCGTCGTCATCTGCGTCCGATTTGGCTGTTTCTAAAGTTTCTCTTGGACTAACACTGCTTATGGCGTTGGGCCGCCTCCTTGGCTGA
- the LOC135613497 gene encoding protein GRIM REAPER-like: MATASLSSRRLVVSILLMAISSVAYATQDEYASMMSSHFMGLHPRAGSRLLAAVKKGDRCDPVTNNICQRVQAKDSRQLLHCCKKHCRNVLSDRNNCGVCGHKCGFGHLCCSGKCTAVAYDVNNCGKCGTACQAELRCEYGSCGYA, from the coding sequence aTGGCCACCGCCAGCCTCTCATCTCGGAGACTGGTCGTCTCCATTCTCTTGATGGCGATCTCTTCCGTCGCGTACGCGACGCAGGACGAGTACGCGAGCATGATGAGCAGCCACTTCATGGGACTCCATCCGCGGGCGGGGAGCAGGCTGTTGGCGGCGGTGAAGAAGGGAGACCGATGCGATCCGGTGACCAACAACATCTGCCAGCGGGTTCAGGCCAAGGACAGCCGCCAGCTGTTGCACTGCTGCAAGAAGCACTGCCGCAACGTGCTCTCCGACCGGAACAACTGCGGCGTCTGCGGCCACAAGTGTGGGTTCGGCCACCTCTGCTGCAGCGGGAAGTGCACCGCCGTGGCCTACGACGTCAACAACTGCGGCAAGTGCGGAACGGCGTGCCAGGCGGAGTTGCGATGCGAGTACGGGAGCTGCGGCTACGCTTGA